One Poecilia reticulata strain Guanapo linkage group LG19, Guppy_female_1.0+MT, whole genome shotgun sequence genomic window carries:
- the LOC103481177 gene encoding probable polypeptide N-acetylgalactosaminyltransferase 8: protein MRAVSFKRPVLIAGCVGLLLYLGMFLRTGHEARERTGRQLDPDPDPDPNPNRAVRSFSDLERSLNNLTKILRGFERRQDVMQKILEEDRNSQRKVADVLQQALQIGAGQKEPKEQHQDAAAPQKKSNKLFPNSPLFKDWGENLSEDEQKEAQALFEKYGYNVFLSDRLPLDRPLPDTREKGCLKRTYEKDLPTVGVVLIYLNEALSILKRALRSIIDRTPKHLLKEIIMVDDNSSNENLKGELDAYVKSLEEENPGLQITRVRHTEQKGLAFARASGWRAATADVVAILDAHIEVHELWAEPLLTQIKADRTTVVSPVFDRVNFDDLKVIHYLPAAHAFDWALWCMYEGFAPDYYKHNDSSRPGKSPSVMGILVADRKFLGEIGVLDEGMKVYGGENVELGIRVWTCGGSIEVVPCSKIAHIERFHKPYMPDLTPAMKRNALRVAEIWMDEYKHNINLAWNIPFENHGIDIGDVSERKKLRERLNCKPFKWYLDNIYPKLDPWDNLLAYGALKNLDSELCIDQGPVPGDTPISYDCHYYGPQMAYYRGTGEVYIGGIKSHKYNDNRCLTDRGEKKTTPGLFNCKEAMQKGMGIYWDFTQGKELKNRQTKRCLEMVNRVLVIQECTGQRWKIQNLIKDF, encoded by the exons ATGAGAGCGGTGTCCTTCAAGCGGCCGGTGCTGATCGCGGGGTGCGTGGGGCTCCTGCTTTACCTGGGGATGTTCCTGCGGACCGGGCATGAAGCCAGGGAGAGGACCGGCAGGCAGCTGGACCCGGACCCGGACCCGGACCCGAACCCGAACCGGGCCGTCAGGAGCTTCTCCGACCTGGAGCGAAGCCTCAACAACCTCA CCAAGATCCTGAGAGGATTTGAGCGCAGACAGGATGTGATGCAGAAGATCCTGGAGGAGGATCGAAACTCTCAGAGGAAGGTTGCAGACGTCCTGCAGCAGGCCCTGCAGATCGGGGCGGGCCAGAAGGAGCCGAAGGAGCAGCACCAAGACGCTGCCGCCCCGCAGAAAAAGTCCAACAAACTGTTCCCCAACTCGCCCCTCTTCAAGGACTGGGGGGAGAATCTGTCCGAGGACGAGCAAAAAGAAGCCCAGGCACTTTTTGAGAAGTATGGATACAACGTTTTCCTGAGCGATCGCCTCCCTCTGGACAGACCGCTGCCCGATACCAGAGAAAAAGG GTGTTTGAAGAGGACGTATGAGAAGGACCTGCCGACGGTGGGAGTGGTGCTGATCTACCTGAACGAGGCCTTGTCCATCCTGAAGAGGGCGCTACGCAGCATCATCGACCGCACGCCCAAACACCTGCTGAAGGAGATCATCATGGTGGACGACAACAGCTCCAACG AAAACCTGAAAGGCGAGCTGGATGCGTACGTTAAGTcgctggaggaggagaaccCGGGCCTGCAGATCACCAGGGTGAGGCACACGGAGCAGAAAGGCCTGGCGTTCGCCAGAGCGTCCGGCTGGAGGGCGGCCACCGCCGACGTGGTGGCCATCTTGGACGCTCACATCGAAGTCCATGAGCTGTG GGCCGAACCGCTGCTGACGCAGATCAAAGCCGACCGGACCACGGTGGTTTCGCCCGTCTTCGACAGGGTGAACTTCGACGACCTGAAGGTCATCCACTACCTCCCTGCTGCGCACGCGTTCGACTGGGCGCTGTGGTGCATGTATGAGGGCTTCGCCCCCGACTACTACAAGCACAACGACAGCTCCCGGCCCGGAAA GAGTCCGTCGGTCATGGGGATCCTGGTGGCCGACAGGAAGTTTCTGGGAGAAATCGGAGTCCTCGATGAAGGAATGAAGGTTTATGGTGGCGAAAACGTCGAGCTTGGAATTCGT GTCTGGACATGTGGCGGCAGCATCGAGGTCGTTCCCTGCTCAAAGATCGCTCACATCGAGCGTTTCCACAAGCCCTACATGCCGGACCTGACGCCCGCCATGAAGAGGAACGCCCTGCGGGTCGCCGAGATCTGGATGGACGAATACAAACACAACATCAACCTGGCCTGGAATATTCCCTTCGAG AACCACGGCATCGACATCGGAGACGTTTCTGAGCGGAAGAAACTGAGAGAACGACTGAACTGCAAACCGTTCAAATGGTACCTGGACAACATTTACCCCAAGCTGGACCCCTGGGACAACCTGCTGGCTTACGGCGCG CTGAAGAACCTGGACTCTGAGCTGTGCATTGACCAAGGTCCAGTCCCCGGCGACACGCCCATTTCCTACGACTGCCATTACTACGGACCGCAG ATGGCTTATTACCGGGGAACCGGTGAGGTGTACATCGGCGGCATCAAGTCCCACAAGTACAACGACAACCGCTGTCTGACTGACAGAGGGGAGAAGAAAACCACGCCGGGTCTGTTCAACTGCAAAGAGGCCATGCAGAAAGGAATGGGGATATACTGGGACTTCACCCAG GGAAAAGAGCTGAAGAACCGTCAGACGAAGCGATGCCTGGAAATGGTGAACAGGGTTCTGGTGATCCAGGAATGCACCGGCCAGCGGTGGAAGATCCAGAACCTCATTAAAGACTTTTAA